A single window of Chitinophaga sp. XS-30 DNA harbors:
- a CDS encoding tetratricopeptide repeat protein, with protein sequence MRHTIIAITAGAAMLAAACGSSRRIASVPAALQQEILEQRADSLFFAAQRSKMLGDYRTAITQYSDYIRLNKKNATVFYELSRLFTEVRNPSYALGFARRAASMDTSNKWFQLALADAFTMNEMFDSAAMVYDKLIRLSPLDEDLLFNKGMALSKGKHYAAALTVFDTLESRVGVVEDLSYQRQRIFMHLGMADEAAAEVRKLISQDPAELRYRGMLAEIYESVGRQGDARKVYDTILQQDPYHPRALIAIANMEKRNGNEPKYRAYLIKAFNNPDYSIDEKISFVYPYLQMLETDTTKRDEGLLLTGLIVESHPGDAKAYALRADMFSQGEMPDSALVNYRKALSLDSTRFSVWYQMMWLYSRTDQQDSLLRVSDHVIGIFPKEFMGYYFNGLANYFKQRHDAAIRSLNKALSIGGERRFVADVYALLGDTYHATGLHNSSDSSYDMVLSLRPRDHLVMNNYSYYLSMRGDKLDKAEQLSRRSLELQPESPTYMDTYAWILFRLGRYREAKEWIEKALQHPEAQQDPDVLEHYGDILFNLNEKDRAVEYWQLAKAKGANSIGLARKIAEKRYIKSVDR encoded by the coding sequence ATGCGTCACACTATCATCGCCATAACAGCAGGCGCCGCAATGCTGGCGGCAGCATGCGGAAGCAGCAGAAGGATTGCGTCCGTACCGGCTGCCCTGCAACAGGAGATACTGGAGCAAAGGGCGGACAGCCTCTTTTTTGCAGCCCAGCGCTCCAAAATGCTTGGCGATTATAGAACGGCCATCACGCAGTATTCCGATTATATCCGTCTCAACAAGAAGAACGCTACTGTTTTCTATGAACTGAGCCGTCTCTTTACCGAAGTGCGCAATCCCTCTTACGCACTGGGCTTTGCCCGCCGTGCTGCTTCGATGGACACTTCCAACAAATGGTTCCAGCTGGCGCTTGCGGACGCTTTCACCATGAACGAGATGTTTGACAGCGCCGCCATGGTGTACGACAAACTGATCCGCCTCAGTCCGCTGGATGAGGATCTGTTGTTCAACAAGGGGATGGCGCTTTCCAAAGGCAAGCATTATGCTGCGGCGCTGACCGTATTTGATACCCTGGAAAGCAGGGTGGGGGTGGTGGAAGATCTTTCTTACCAGCGGCAGCGCATTTTCATGCACCTTGGTATGGCGGATGAAGCGGCGGCAGAGGTCAGGAAACTGATCAGCCAGGACCCTGCTGAACTTCGTTACCGGGGCATGCTGGCCGAGATATACGAGTCCGTCGGCCGTCAGGGTGATGCCAGGAAAGTATATGATACCATCCTGCAGCAGGACCCCTATCATCCCCGCGCGCTGATTGCCATTGCCAACATGGAAAAAAGGAACGGGAATGAACCGAAATACCGTGCCTACCTGATCAAGGCATTCAACAATCCGGATTACAGTATAGACGAAAAAATATCCTTTGTATATCCGTACCTCCAGATGCTGGAAACAGATACAACAAAGCGGGATGAAGGGTTGCTGCTCACGGGGCTCATTGTGGAATCACATCCGGGTGATGCCAAAGCATACGCCCTCCGGGCGGATATGTTCTCCCAGGGTGAGATGCCGGACAGCGCGCTGGTGAATTACCGTAAAGCCCTCAGCCTGGATTCCACGCGTTTCAGCGTATGGTACCAGATGATGTGGCTGTATTCCCGTACAGATCAGCAGGATTCCCTGCTGCGTGTAAGCGATCACGTTATCGGTATCTTTCCGAAAGAATTTATGGGCTACTATTTTAACGGCCTTGCGAATTATTTCAAGCAAAGGCATGATGCCGCCATCCGCTCCCTTAACAAGGCATTGTCCATCGGCGGGGAAAGGCGTTTTGTAGCGGATGTATATGCTCTGCTGGGAGATACCTATCACGCCACCGGCCTGCACAACAGCAGCGACAGCAGTTATGATATGGTCCTCAGCCTTCGCCCGCGGGACCATCTCGTCATGAACAATTACAGCTATTACCTTTCCATGCGGGGAGATAAACTGGATAAAGCGGAACAGCTCAGCCGCCGTTCCCTGGAACTGCAGCCCGAAAGTCCAACCTACATGGATACCTACGCCTGGATACTGTTCCGGCTTGGAAGATATCGCGAAGCAAAAGAATGGATAGAAAAAGCCCTGCAACATCCGGAGGCACAGCAGGACCCGGATGTGCTGGAACACTATGGCGACATCCTTTTCAATCTCAATGAAAAGGACCGGGCCGTGGAATACTGGCAGCTGGCCAAAGCCAAAGGCGCTAATTCCATTGGCCTTGCCAGGAAAATAGCAGAGAAACGTTACATCAAAAGTGTGGACCGCTGA
- the ispF gene encoding 2-C-methyl-D-erythritol 2,4-cyclodiphosphate synthase, with translation MSKLRIGLGVDFHQLVPGRDFWLGGVLVPHHKGALGHSDADVLLHAICDAMLGAASLGDIGLHFPDTDQAYKNIDSKILLARCRELIAEKGYSVVNVDASLCLQAPKIKPYVPQMQEVIAAHIGVTIEDVSIKATTTEQLGFVGREEGVVAYATVLLEKQ, from the coding sequence ATGAGCAAACTAAGGATAGGATTAGGGGTGGATTTCCACCAACTGGTGCCGGGGCGTGACTTCTGGCTTGGAGGCGTATTGGTGCCGCACCACAAAGGTGCATTGGGGCACAGTGATGCGGACGTATTGTTGCATGCCATTTGCGACGCCATGCTGGGGGCCGCCAGCCTGGGAGATATCGGGCTGCACTTCCCGGATACGGACCAGGCATACAAGAATATCGACAGCAAGATACTGCTGGCCCGCTGCCGGGAGCTGATCGCCGAAAAGGGCTATAGCGTGGTGAATGTGGATGCCTCTCTCTGCCTGCAGGCGCCGAAGATCAAGCCATATGTGCCGCAAATGCAGGAGGTGATCGCCGCGCATATCGGGGTTACCATAGAAGATGTATCCATCAAGGCCACTACCACCGAGCAACTGGGGTTCGTGGGCCGGGAAGAGGGAGTCGTAGCCTATGCTACCGTATTGCTCGAAAAGCAGTAA
- the porV gene encoding type IX secretion system outer membrane channel protein PorV, with product MFSRITIALVCTFSLFLCQDTFAQISSDERDGKVNAINTAVPFLRISPDARSGAMGDVGLALSPDANAVYWNLSKLPFAEKKAAIAVTYTPWLKELVNDVFLAQVAGYTQLDENQSIGASLRYFSLGDIQFTDMNQADNGTFRPREFAFDAGYARRLSQNWSIGLALRYIHSSLATGLSVDQQTIRPGRAVAADLTSFYTKNFETDNGVNTLSLGFAMTNIGTKISYTQSAQRDFLPTNLGLGAAYTIGIDEYNKFTFALDINKLMVPTPQTDSTYPDKSVLEGLFSSFGDAPGGFKEELHELMYSVGGEYWYNNQFAVRVGYYNEHATKGNRKYFTAGLGVKYDIFGLNFSYLVPSGAGIQRNPLSNTLRFTLSFDLSRNEE from the coding sequence ATGTTTTCCAGGATAACAATAGCTTTGGTATGCACCTTTTCCCTGTTCCTATGCCAAGATACTTTTGCTCAGATCAGTTCCGATGAAAGGGACGGAAAAGTAAATGCCATCAACACAGCTGTACCTTTCCTGCGCATATCCCCCGATGCCAGGAGCGGAGCGATGGGAGACGTGGGCCTTGCGCTTTCACCGGATGCCAACGCTGTTTACTGGAACCTCTCCAAACTCCCCTTTGCAGAAAAGAAAGCCGCTATCGCGGTCACCTATACGCCCTGGCTGAAGGAGCTGGTGAACGATGTATTCCTGGCGCAGGTAGCCGGCTATACGCAGCTGGACGAGAACCAGTCCATCGGTGCTTCCCTGCGGTATTTTTCCCTGGGCGACATTCAGTTTACAGATATGAACCAGGCGGACAATGGTACTTTCCGCCCGCGCGAGTTCGCGTTTGATGCGGGATATGCCCGCCGGCTGAGCCAAAACTGGTCTATCGGCCTGGCGCTCCGCTATATCCATTCCAGCCTGGCTACCGGCCTGAGCGTGGACCAGCAGACCATCCGCCCCGGCCGGGCCGTGGCAGCGGACCTCACTTCCTTTTACACGAAGAATTTCGAGACCGATAACGGCGTTAACACATTGAGCCTGGGTTTTGCGATGACCAATATCGGTACCAAAATATCTTATACGCAATCCGCCCAGAGAGATTTCCTGCCCACCAACCTGGGGCTGGGCGCAGCCTACACGATCGGTATCGATGAATATAACAAGTTCACGTTTGCACTGGACATCAACAAGTTGATGGTACCTACGCCGCAGACCGACAGCACTTACCCGGATAAAAGTGTGCTGGAAGGCCTGTTCTCCTCCTTCGGTGACGCTCCGGGCGGTTTCAAGGAAGAACTGCACGAGCTGATGTATTCCGTGGGTGGCGAATACTGGTACAATAACCAGTTTGCCGTTCGTGTGGGATACTATAATGAGCATGCCACAAAAGGCAACCGCAAGTACTTTACGGCCGGGCTTGGTGTGAAGTATGATATTTTCGGCCTGAACTTCTCTTACCTGGTGCCTTCCGGCGCCGGTATCCAGAGAAATCCGCTGTCTAACACCCTGCGCTTCACGCTTTCTTTTGATCTGTCGCGGAATGAGGAATAG
- the dut gene encoding dUTP diphosphatase has protein sequence MAEIQVKIINHSDNPIPAYATADAAGMDLRANLDGPLTLQPMERTLVPTGLFMELPSGYEAQIRPRSGLAIKQGLTLLNTPGTIDADYRGEIKIIMINLSGEPQIIRHGDRIAQMVVAPFVQVTLHEVKELSETERGSGGFGHTGKS, from the coding sequence ATGGCTGAAATACAAGTTAAGATCATTAATCATTCGGATAATCCGATACCCGCATATGCTACGGCTGATGCCGCCGGCATGGACCTTCGCGCCAACCTGGACGGGCCACTGACCCTGCAGCCGATGGAACGCACCCTTGTGCCCACCGGCCTGTTCATGGAACTGCCGTCAGGTTACGAAGCCCAGATCCGGCCACGCAGCGGCCTCGCCATTAAACAGGGGCTCACGCTGCTGAACACCCCTGGCACGATAGATGCAGATTACCGTGGAGAGATCAAGATCATTATGATCAATCTGTCCGGGGAACCGCAGATCATCCGGCATGGGGACCGTATCGCACAAATGGTGGTAGCACCGTTCGTACAGGTGACCCTGCATGAAGTGAAGGAACTGAGCGAAACAGAAAGAGGGAGCGGAGGGTTCGGCCATACGGGAAAATCCTGA